From a region of the Candidatus Deferrimicrobium sp. genome:
- a CDS encoding YncE family protein — protein sequence MKHTGIRSTLAVLMLLLVFPLAANAQLMIIGNDEKLIFDDAGVVRFFAPGKDTVSIVDISAPESPKIIANLRLENSIIGPPTNLAITPDGQLAIVANSIHQVPDGAGWKGVPDNKLYVIDLTTRPPNHIATVEVGKQPSGLDINRAGSLALVTNRADNTISVLSIQGKNVKLIDTVPMGDQVASVAFTPDGKRALAGKFPAHKVALLDVNGQKVTYGKYDMPVGLWPYNIGVTPNGKLALTADQGNAGRSDGHVDTVSVIDLETNPPRVIDHVVVGDAPEGLEISPTGEIAVAMLLNGNDGPHNAWFYHKNGRVAVLKIDGKKVTKVGEVEVGGVPEGAVFSPDGKYLFVGNFNDQGVSILKVDGTKVTDTGKRFQLPGHPASMHGQVR from the coding sequence ATGAAACATACCGGAATACGATCAACCCTTGCGGTCCTGATGCTGCTTCTGGTCTTTCCCTTGGCTGCCAACGCGCAGCTTATGATCATCGGCAACGACGAGAAATTGATCTTCGATGATGCCGGCGTGGTTCGATTCTTCGCCCCCGGGAAGGACACGGTGTCCATTGTCGACATCTCCGCCCCGGAGTCGCCGAAGATCATCGCCAATCTGCGGCTGGAGAACTCGATTATTGGCCCGCCGACGAACCTGGCCATCACCCCGGACGGCCAGCTGGCGATCGTGGCGAACTCGATCCATCAGGTGCCGGATGGAGCGGGATGGAAGGGAGTGCCCGACAACAAGCTCTACGTCATCGACCTCACGACGAGGCCCCCCAACCACATCGCCACCGTCGAGGTGGGGAAGCAGCCCTCAGGCCTCGACATCAACCGGGCCGGCAGCCTGGCGTTGGTGACCAACAGGGCGGACAACACCATCAGCGTGCTATCCATCCAGGGGAAGAACGTGAAGCTCATCGATACGGTGCCCATGGGCGATCAGGTGGCATCGGTGGCGTTCACGCCGGACGGGAAGCGGGCCCTCGCCGGGAAGTTCCCTGCGCATAAGGTCGCGCTGCTGGACGTGAACGGGCAGAAGGTGACCTACGGCAAGTACGATATGCCGGTAGGGCTTTGGCCGTACAATATCGGCGTGACGCCGAACGGGAAGCTTGCGCTTACGGCAGACCAAGGCAATGCAGGCCGCTCGGATGGACACGTGGATACGGTGAGCGTCATCGATCTAGAGACCAACCCTCCGCGGGTCATCGATCACGTGGTTGTCGGCGACGCCCCGGAGGGCCTCGAGATCAGCCCCACGGGTGAGATCGCCGTGGCCATGCTGTTGAACGGCAACGACGGGCCGCACAATGCGTGGTTCTACCACAAGAACGGGCGCGTGGCGGTCCTGAAGATCGATGGCAAGAAAGTGACAAAAGTCGGAGAGGTTGAGGTGGGAGGAGTTCCCGAAGGGGCCGTCTTCAGCCCCGACGGGAAGTACCTTTTCGTCGGCAACTTCAATGACCAGGGCGTATCCATCCTGAAGGTGGACGGCACGAAGGTCACGGATACCGGCAAGCGCTTTCAACTGCCTGGCCACCCGGCATCCATGCACGGGCAGGTTCGCTAA
- a CDS encoding cysteine peptidase family C39 domain-containing protein: MGKYTYLPVAVLLTGVLLTHGGCAVGGGKDAGSVRSSEAPAQLSVVIAGVPFLPQEDDTCGPSSLAMVLGFLGKNVDTSEIIRETRTGGLKGTLITDLTEAARRRGFAAEITDLDLPRLRERIVSGVPVILLVDLGIWTWSRPHYLVAYGWTPEGVVAHSGSEQGKVIPFSTLDAQWAKMGRLAIIVSRQGAR, from the coding sequence ATGGGAAAATATACATACCTCCCGGTCGCCGTCTTGCTGACCGGCGTTCTCCTCACGCATGGAGGTTGCGCGGTCGGCGGGGGGAAAGATGCCGGATCTGTTCGATCCTCGGAAGCGCCGGCCCAACTCTCCGTGGTTATCGCGGGGGTCCCGTTCCTTCCCCAGGAGGACGATACCTGCGGTCCTTCCTCCCTCGCCATGGTTCTCGGGTTCCTTGGAAAAAATGTCGACACGTCGGAAATCATCCGGGAGACCCGGACGGGAGGCCTGAAGGGAACGCTCATCACAGACCTGACCGAGGCCGCCCGACGGCGGGGATTTGCGGCGGAGATCACGGACCTGGATCTCCCACGGCTGCGGGAGAGGATTGTTTCGGGTGTCCCCGTGATCCTTTTGGTTGACCTCGGCATCTGGACCTGGAGCCGTCCCCACTACCTTGTGGCATACGGCTGGACCCCGGAAGGGGTGGTCGCGCATTCCGGAAGCGAACAGGGGAAAGTGATCCCGTTCTCCACGCTGGATGCGCAGTGGGCGAAAATGGGGCGGCTGGCGATTATCGTTTCCCGACAAGGAGCGCGATGA
- the rnd gene encoding ribonuclease D yields the protein MEKEPKGRVVTDPAEFRDLVAAMRESGKVGFDTEFVGERTYFPRLCLIQLGTKTMSVAVDPLALVDLSPLDDLLFDPSVLKLVHAGWQDLKIIHQRTGRVPAPVFDTQIAAALLGFPAQAAYASVVHEFLGAEVKKGHSYSDWAARPLSPSQLAYALDDVRYLPALHDRMVERLGREGRLSWIEPEIATLSSPASYEVDPLLEYRRVKGWMSLDRRRLAVLRALIAWREGEARRRDVPRRRVLADESALAIARGKPANEEALRRVRGLEWKSGGGSATAVLALVRDALALPDSQLPEAPPSRPRGNGDRASVVGLLGALVRSRSRVHRVAPEVLTNADELERLAAGEREGIAVLEGWRFDLLGRELLSLLDGRLSLVIHGGEVVVEDRNATVKR from the coding sequence ATGGAGAAGGAACCGAAGGGGCGGGTCGTGACGGACCCGGCGGAGTTTCGCGACCTGGTCGCCGCGATGCGCGAGTCCGGAAAGGTCGGATTCGACACGGAGTTCGTGGGGGAACGGACCTACTTTCCCCGGCTCTGCCTGATCCAGCTCGGCACGAAGACGATGTCCGTCGCCGTGGACCCCCTCGCTCTCGTCGATCTTTCGCCGCTCGACGATCTTCTCTTCGACCCCTCGGTCCTCAAGCTGGTGCACGCCGGATGGCAGGATCTGAAGATCATCCACCAACGGACCGGGCGGGTTCCCGCGCCGGTCTTCGACACGCAGATCGCCGCGGCGCTCCTCGGTTTTCCTGCCCAGGCGGCATACGCGTCGGTGGTTCACGAGTTCCTCGGGGCCGAGGTGAAGAAGGGGCACTCCTATTCCGACTGGGCCGCCCGGCCTCTCTCCCCGTCGCAGCTCGCCTATGCCCTGGACGACGTCCGGTATCTCCCTGCGCTGCACGACCGGATGGTCGAACGGTTGGGGCGGGAAGGACGTCTCTCGTGGATCGAGCCCGAAATTGCCACGTTATCCTCGCCTGCCTCTTATGAAGTGGACCCGTTGCTGGAGTACCGTCGCGTCAAGGGGTGGATGTCCCTGGATCGTCGTCGCCTGGCAGTGCTCCGGGCCCTGATCGCGTGGCGGGAAGGGGAGGCGCGGCGCCGGGACGTCCCCCGCCGCCGCGTGCTGGCAGACGAGAGCGCGCTGGCGATCGCCCGCGGCAAGCCCGCGAACGAGGAGGCGCTGCGTCGCGTGCGCGGGCTGGAATGGAAGAGCGGGGGCGGGTCGGCGACGGCCGTTCTTGCCTTGGTGCGGGACGCTCTTGCCTTGCCGGATTCGCAACTCCCGGAGGCCCCCCCTTCACGGCCCCGCGGCAACGGGGACCGCGCCTCTGTCGTTGGGCTCCTGGGGGCGCTCGTGCGGTCCCGGTCGCGAGTGCACCGGGTCGCGCCGGAGGTATTGACGAATGCCGACGAACTGGAGCGGCTGGCGGCCGGGGAGCGGGAAGGGATCGCGGTCCTGGAGGGGTGGCGGTTCGATCTGCTGGGGAGGGAATTACTGTCCCTGCTCGACGGGCGGCTCTCCCTCGTGATCCATGGAGGGGAAGTGGTCGTAGAGGACAGGAACGCCACGGTGAAGCGGTGA
- a CDS encoding tetratricopeptide repeat protein, producing MPLLLLLQLAGGCSRIPRIIVLEDPLTAAEHVELGVAYERKGELDLAQREYERALLKDKKFFRARLNLGNIFLAKKEYGKARKEYLRALELQPGDAEATNNLSWAAIFSGEGIDDALGRMESVVTGPGGRRATLLDTLGVLRMHANRPGSAEEAFALAEELCRQAGVTPREGLKEEAPCPEEVLREIEDHRGELRKRFPSPSPGSNR from the coding sequence TTGCCCCTTCTGCTTCTCCTCCAGCTGGCCGGCGGGTGCTCCCGCATTCCGAGGATCATCGTCCTTGAGGATCCGTTGACTGCCGCGGAGCATGTCGAACTCGGCGTCGCCTACGAGCGGAAAGGGGAGCTGGACCTCGCCCAGCGGGAATACGAAAGAGCCCTTCTCAAAGACAAGAAGTTCTTCCGGGCCCGCCTCAATCTCGGCAACATCTTCCTGGCGAAGAAGGAGTACGGAAAGGCCCGCAAGGAGTACCTGCGGGCTCTGGAACTGCAGCCGGGGGATGCCGAGGCGACCAACAACCTCTCCTGGGCCGCCATCTTCTCCGGGGAGGGAATCGACGACGCGCTGGGACGGATGGAGTCGGTGGTCACCGGACCCGGGGGGCGCAGGGCGACCCTTCTGGACACGCTGGGTGTCCTCCGGATGCACGCAAACCGCCCCGGGTCGGCGGAGGAGGCCTTCGCCCTTGCTGAGGAGCTGTGCCGGCAGGCCGGTGTCACGCCGCGGGAGGGATTGAAGGAAGAGGCACCCTGCCCGGAAGAGGTGCTCCGCGAGATCGAGGACCACCGCGGGGAATTGCGGAAGCGATTCCCTTCCCCGTCGCCGGGGTCGAACCGATAG